Genomic window (Polyangia bacterium):
GCTGCCACGCAATGAGCAACCTCGCTGTCAAGCGTACTTTCGTGGCCCTGTCCGTTCTCTCTGCTGTGGCCCTGCCGGCCGTCGCGCATGCGACGGTGGTATGGACCGCGACCATGGAGAAAGGCGATCTCTCCGAGTGGAACGGTTCAACCGACCCAACCAAGAATCTCCCCGACGGAACCGTCCGCAAGAACATCGAGGTGGTCAGCGACAACGTCTACAGTGGCACGAAGTCGATGAAGATCACCCTTCACCCCGACGACATCTTCACTTCGTTTAGTCAAAATCGCGTCGACATCGGGCACAACAGCAAGCTCACCGGCGAGGGGATGGACTCGTACCTGCGCGGGTATTACCTCCTGGTCGAGGATGCCAAAACCCGCGACGAGATCGCCTTCTACGAAACCAACGTTACCTCCCGCAACTGGATGGACGTCTGGATCGAACCCAAGACCGGCGGCGGCACCACCATCAAACTGGGCATCGAATCGAACGGCGCGATTCTGGGGTCGGTGCTGATCTGGACAGGTTCGATCACCGCCGGTCAGTGGCACCAACTGGCCCTGCACGTTCACTGGTCGAACGACGCGGCGAAAGGGATCGTCGACTTCTGGATCGATGGCACGCAGGTAGTGACGAACTACAAACACAACACCCGCTTCGACAGCAACAGCCTTTTCTTTCAGACCGGCCTGCACCGCGTGCTGACCCAGCCATACACCGAGACGCTATACCTTGACGACTTCGTCGAGGGCGACAGCATCGACGACATCAAGCTGGGCGCCCCGATGGTCGTTGGCGACGGCGGTGTCGTCAGTGATGGAGGCGCCGACGCAACCGTTGATGCGCCTGCGGGTTTGGGCGGCGCGACCGGCAGCGGCGGTGCGATGGTGTCGACTGGTTCGGGTGGCAGCGGCTCGGGCAGCAGCGGCTCGGGTGGCATCAGCGGTACTGCCGGAGCGATCGGCAGTGGTGGCGCTATGGGAACGGCTGGTGCATCGGGGACGAGCGGCGGCTCGGGTGAGACCACCAGCAGCGGCTGTAGCTTCGGCCCGGGCCAGCCTCTACCGCTGGTACCTGGCAACGGCGGGCTCGTAGCCCTGGGCGCCATAGCTCTGGCGGCTGTCCGCCGCCGGCGTCATTGAGAACCGCGCCTTTCGTTTAGCTCGCGCGGATAACCCAGCTGCCCGCAGTGAGCCGTGACCCCACGCAGACTGGCGGTGTCGCGCTAACAGTACAGCAGCAGCCACCACTGCTTACATCGCCAGCCGGTTCATCGCTGCGCTATATGACGACATCGAGCGAACGTCGTACCGGCTAGCGAATCCGCAAACCCTCTGTGACTGGTGGATTCAGGGAGCAGCCACCATCGCCCGAAGGCGGCGCCAGTCCCCGATGGTCGAGCGCGTGACAAGGTAGCGCCGCAGGCGCGTCAGCGGTGGAAAACCTAGCCTCTGGGTGCGCTGTTGGATTTCTCGCTCTAGCCAGTCAACATCGAAGCCTGACCAAACACCAGCGGGAGTGTTCAGGTTTCGATACAAAGTCGGTGCGATCTCGTCGTAGTAGATCGTGTCGAGTTCCTGGGGCGCGAGGCGCGAGGCGCGAAGCGTGTCACGCAATCGCAAGAAGCTCGCGTCGTCGAGTTCGGTGTCCAGAAACAGCTCGGAGATGGCCATCCTTGCTTGGCGGCGCGGATCAGCTGCCGACGCGTTGGCTGGCGACCGGTCGTGGCTCACCAGAACTCTCCGAACCAGGTGGCGAACTCGTGCAACTCCTCGGCGAAAAGGGAGGCTGCGGCCTGCGCCGCCAGGGCGCCCATGATGCCGCCCACAACAAACAAGGCGGTGCTGCAAAAGGGAGCCGCGGGTCCGCACACCAAGCCGGTCGCAGCTCCGGCCAGCGCTCCGCCCGCCGCGCTGCCGCCGAACACAATGGCCTCGTTCAGTCCCGCCTCGATCTTGTTGTCGGCGGTCCAGACGTTGTAGACGGCGATGGCAGCGGTGAACAGCAAGCAGCCGCGACCGACCAGTCGCCAGCGCGGGATCAGCGCCGTCACGGACGGTCGGGATCGTCCTGCGCTCTCGATGATTTCCTCGAACACCTGCTGGCGCTCGGCCTTGGCGAGGTTCGCGAACGTCTTGCCAGGGAACAGCTTGGCGGCCTTCTCCTCGATCAGCTGCGCCAGCGTTTTGCTGCTGGATTTCAGCGACTGGGCGGCGGCTCGGCCGATTGAGCTGCTCTGACGCCGGGTCTCTTCCATGATAGCGTCACGCATCTGCTGAGCGAACTCGGCACCGGCCTCCGCAGTTTCGTGCCCGGCACGGACATCGCTTAACACGTCGCGGGCCATCTGTTCGATCTTGCGGACGTAGTTGGCCCGAGCCCGCGCGTCCTTGATGAAGAGGCTACCGAAGTTGCGCGCGCTGGCTGCAAAATCGTCGAGGGCGGCGCGCAGGTAACCGTCCCGGCTCCCGGTGCCGAGCGGTCCGGGCAGCGGGCTTTGCGCCAGGCACATCGTTCCATCGTCGATGGGCGTAAACGTCTGGGCCTCGGACAGGGGCCCTGGAATCTCACCGCCAGGCATGGGTCGTCAGTTTACTTATCGCTTGATGGTTCGGAAAGTGTCGCAGGACCCGGACGACTTCTCGCCCGGGGTGAGGATCGTCACATGCCGTCGGACAGGTCCGAGCGATCCGCGCGCGGCACGATTCCGCAACTATGACCGGCACGGGCGCGATAAGAAAGGGACGCGCGCACCGCATCGCATCGCCAAGAAAGGAAGCCCAATGGCCTCGGGTCTCATCACGGTAACCCCCCTCGCGGGCAACGACCTGTACTTTCGTTCGATGACGGGCGACGAAGAAATGGGGCGTCCGTTCGAATTCATCGTCGACGTCCTCAGCAAGAATCCCAGCATGAAGCTGGTCGAAGTGCTTGGCCAAACGATGACCGTCACCGTCCCGACCTCGGTGCCGGACCCTCGTCATTTCAACGGTTACGTCACGCGCTTTTCCCAGATCGGCACGTCGGGCAACTATTTCGTCTATCGGGCGGTTCTTCATCCCTGGCTGTGGTTCCTTGGCCAGGCCAGTGACTGCCGCATTTTTCAGAACCACAGCGTTCCCGAGATCGTGAAGAAGATCTTCCGGAAGTACCCGACCAATTTATTCCAAGAGCCCCTCGAAAAACCTGGCGAAGACTATCCGCCGCGCGAGTACATCGTCCAGTATCGCGAAACCGACCTGAACTTCATCAGCCGTCTGCTGGAAGAGGTCGGGATCTCGTATCACTTCATCCATGGGCCGACCAACCACACCTTGGTTCTGACCGACTCGGTCGCCGGTCGGAAGCGTGAACCTGGATACGAGCAGGTGTCTCTTCGTGCACTGACGGACTCCGGTCACACCGAATGTCTGACGTCCTGGCATGTCACCCAAGAGGTCAAGAGCGCCGGTTACGTGCTTAAAGACTTCGATTACCTGAAGGCGGGCGCCCCGTTGCTGTCGCAACGAATCCCCGAAGCGGACAAGAACCGGCACGTCATGGGGGAATTCTACGACTACCCTGGTCGCTACCTCACCCAGGAAGATGGCGACAAGTCAGCGATGATTCGACTGAACGAGGTCCAGTCCTATTACGAGACCGTCGCTGCGGCGGGTCCTGTCCGAGGGATTGGAACGGGAAATATCTTCATGCTCATCGACGCTCCGTGGAGCGACGCCACGAAAGAGCACCTGGTCGTCAAGGCTCACTATGAGCTGCGCGGACAAGAGATTGAGTCAGGCGCCAAATCGGACCAGGACGTCTTTCACTGCTCGTTGACACTCGTGGAATCGCAGTTGCCGTTCCGGCCGATCAGGCGATCGCCGCGGCCAGTTGTTCAAGGACCACAGACCGCCATTGTCGTGGGCCCCAACAAGGATGACGACAACGCGGAAGAGATCTGGACGGACAACTATGGTCGGGTCCTGGTTCGTTTTCATTGGGAGCGGCTTGGTAAAGACAAGCCCAACGATCCCGAGCGGACGAGCGACGAGCAGGACAACCTGGCGAAACCCTGTTTCGTCCGGGTGGCTTCCCTTTGGGCGGGAAAGCAGTGGGGCGTTCAATTCACGCCGCGCATCGGTCAGGAGGTGATCGTCGAGTTTCTGGAAGGCGATCCGGATCGCCCGATCATCACCGGTCGTGTTTACAACAGCGTCAACATGCCCCCCTATCCGAACGACAAGAAAACCCAGAGCGGCATCAAGACCCACAGCACGAAAGGCGGCGGGCCGAACAACTTCAACGAGATCCGGTTCGAAGACAAGAAGGGCAGCGAGGAGCTGTTCGTGCAGGCGGAGAAGGACAAGAAGGTCAACGTCAAGAACGATCGCGGCGCCACCATCGGCGCCAACGATTCGATCTCGGTGGGTGGCGATCGCTCGGTCAGCGTCACGGGAAATCTGGCGGTGACGGTTAGTGGCGGCGGCAAGAGTCCGAATCACAGCTCGCACAGTGTGACGGGGAAGTACAACTTGCACGCGTCCGACACCATCGAAGGCGATGCGCCCAACCACATCAAGCTGACCTGCGGTAGCAGCTCAATCCTGATCGAGCCCAACAAGATCACGTTGATGGCGGGGGGAAAGGCGTTCGTCGTCCTGGACGAGCACGTGCTGGCCCAGTCGAGCGAGGCGAGCGCCATCGTGCTCGATGCCAATGCCTTCACCAAGGCATCGACAGGCGCGGCGGTGCTGCTGGACGCGAATGTTCTGGCGCAGTCGAAGGCGGTCAGTCAGTTGCTGCTGGACGGAAATGCCACGCTCACGTCAAAAGCGGACGTCAAGGCGGGTGGCGCGAATGTCGAGATCAGCGGCCAGCAGAAGGTCACGGCAAACGGAGGCGGTGCCCAGTTGGAACTGGCGGTGGCCGGCGCGACCTTGTCTGGCTCGAAGGTGGGCATCTCGGGCCAGAGCACGACCGAAATAACCGGCGCGCTGGTGAAGATCAATTGAGCGCCGGTAACGGCGCTTTTGGCAACGAGCTGACGTGAACAACTACAACCTGATCAGTATCGTGATGGCGATCGTCATTCTGGGCGGCGGCTATATGTATTACGCGCGCAACCGGCGCGACGTTGAACGCAACCTG
Coding sequences:
- a CDS encoding heparin lyase I family protein; this encodes MSNLAVKRTFVALSVLSAVALPAVAHATVVWTATMEKGDLSEWNGSTDPTKNLPDGTVRKNIEVVSDNVYSGTKSMKITLHPDDIFTSFSQNRVDIGHNSKLTGEGMDSYLRGYYLLVEDAKTRDEIAFYETNVTSRNWMDVWIEPKTGGGTTIKLGIESNGAILGSVLIWTGSITAGQWHQLALHVHWSNDAAKGIVDFWIDGTQVVTNYKHNTRFDSNSLFFQTGLHRVLTQPYTETLYLDDFVEGDSIDDIKLGAPMVVGDGGVVSDGGADATVDAPAGLGGATGSGGAMVSTGSGGSGSGSSGSGGISGTAGAIGSGGAMGTAGASGTSGGSGETTSSGCSFGPGQPLPLVPGNGGLVALGAIALAAVRRRRH
- the tssI gene encoding type VI secretion system tip protein TssI/VgrG, with product MGRQFTYRLMVRKVSQDPDDFSPGVRIVTCRRTGPSDPRAARFRNYDRHGRDKKGTRAPHRIAKKGSPMASGLITVTPLAGNDLYFRSMTGDEEMGRPFEFIVDVLSKNPSMKLVEVLGQTMTVTVPTSVPDPRHFNGYVTRFSQIGTSGNYFVYRAVLHPWLWFLGQASDCRIFQNHSVPEIVKKIFRKYPTNLFQEPLEKPGEDYPPREYIVQYRETDLNFISRLLEEVGISYHFIHGPTNHTLVLTDSVAGRKREPGYEQVSLRALTDSGHTECLTSWHVTQEVKSAGYVLKDFDYLKAGAPLLSQRIPEADKNRHVMGEFYDYPGRYLTQEDGDKSAMIRLNEVQSYYETVAAAGPVRGIGTGNIFMLIDAPWSDATKEHLVVKAHYELRGQEIESGAKSDQDVFHCSLTLVESQLPFRPIRRSPRPVVQGPQTAIVVGPNKDDDNAEEIWTDNYGRVLVRFHWERLGKDKPNDPERTSDEQDNLAKPCFVRVASLWAGKQWGVQFTPRIGQEVIVEFLEGDPDRPIITGRVYNSVNMPPYPNDKKTQSGIKTHSTKGGGPNNFNEIRFEDKKGSEELFVQAEKDKKVNVKNDRGATIGANDSISVGGDRSVSVTGNLAVTVSGGGKSPNHSSHSVTGKYNLHASDTIEGDAPNHIKLTCGSSSILIEPNKITLMAGGKAFVVLDEHVLAQSSEASAIVLDANAFTKASTGAAVLLDANVLAQSKAVSQLLLDGNATLTSKADVKAGGANVEISGQQKVTANGGGAQLELAVAGATLSGSKVGISGQSTTEITGALVKIN